CGATCAACTTCGCCCCGGTCGCGATCAATTCGAACGACACCGTTACCGTCCCTGCCGGCTATACCGTCGACGTGCTGCTGAAGGCGGGAGATTCTGTGGAAACCGGCACCGCCTATGCGCCGAGCAGCTTTCCGGGCAGCGCGACCCAGACCAACCTTTGGGCCGGCGGCAATCATGACGGCATGGAATTTTTCGAACTCTCGGGCGTCGATCCCAATATGGGCGGCCTGCTGGCGATCAACCACGAACTGCCCGACTATAATATCCTCTTCTCCAGCGGCAGCTATACCGCCGCCACCGCCACGGCCGACCAGAAGGCAATGGCCCTGTCAGCGGTCGGCGTTTCGGTCGTGGAGATCGCCAAGGGCACGGACGGCAAGTTCGCGGTCAAGGCCGGATCGCGTTTCAACAAGCGCTATACCGGCAACACCGATTATCGCGCGGGCGGCCCCGCCGCGGGCCTGCTGTCCTCGACCATTCGCGGCACGCTGAACAATTGCGCGTCGGGCCGCACGCCCTGGGGCACTTACCTCACCTGCGAAGAGACGACGAACAACTATCTCGACCCGACGCAGCCCAACAGCAATTATGGCTGGGTGGTCGAGATCGACCCCTATCAGGAACTGGCCGCGCCGACCAAGCGCACCGCCATGGGCCGCTTCAGCCATGAAAATGTGGCTTATCTGAACGACAGCAACAACCGCGTCGCTTTCTATATGGGCGACGATTCGACGCCGGGCTGCATCTATAAGTTCGTGCCCGACAGCGCCTATAATCCGGGCAATCGCGCCGCCAATATGAACCTGCTCGACTATGGCACGCTCTATGTCGCGCGCTTCAATGCGGACGGCACGGGCGAATGGCGCGCGCTGGTGCAGGGGCAGAACGGCCTCGTCGCCAACGCGTCCGATCCGGGCAATGTCAGCCAGTCGACCACTCCGCCGACCCCGGCGACGGTGAGCTTCAACACCACCGCCGATGTCCTGATCAACACCCAGTCAGCGGCGCGCGTCGCCGGTGGCACGCTGATGGACCGTCCGGAATGGATCACGGTCGCCCCGAACAAGCAGGCGATCTTCGTCACGCTGACCAACAATAGCGGCCGCCGCGTCACCGATGCGCCCAATCCGCGCACGACCAACCTGCACGGCCATATCCTGAAGTTCCGCGAAAATGGCGATTCGCCGCTGGCCACCGCCTTCACCTGGGAACTGTTCCTGCTGGCGGGCAACCCGAACCTTGCCGAAGCGAATCTGAAGGGGAACATCAACGGCGATTATTTCTCCAGCCCCGATGGTCTCCGCATCGATCCGCAGGGCCGCCTGTGGGTCGAAACCGACCATAATCTGACCGGCAATGCAGGCACGCTGAATGGCGCCGCGGTCAACATGACGCAGGCCTTCGGCAACAATTCCATGTTCCACATCGACCAGACGTCGAAGCTGTCGAAGCGCTTCCTCGTCGGTCCCGAAGGCTGCGAGATCACCGGCATTGCCTATACGCCGGACCTGAAGAACTTCTTCATCAACATCCAGCATCCGACCGGCAACTGGCCGGTGTCCGGTCAGCAGCCGCGTTCCTCGACCATCGTGGTCCGCCGCACAGACGGCCAGCCAGTCGGCAATTGACCGTCGCCATCCCCGGTCTTCGGGCCAGGAATGAAAGCAACAAGGAAAGGCCCGTTCCCTCAGGGGGACGGGCCTCTTCGTTCAGGCAGGACGCCATGAACCCAAATGTCGTCAGGCGGCGCGAACCGCCATCAGATCACTTGATCTTGGCTTCCTTGAACTCGACATGCTTGCGCACGACCGGGTCGTACTTCCGGAAGCTCAGCTTCTCGGTCTTGGTGCGCGGATTCTTCTTGGTGACGTAGAAGAAGCCGGTGTCAGCCGAGCTGACGAGGCGAATCTTGACGGTTGCTGGCTTGGCCATGGCCTTAGTCCCTGGTCGTGAATATCGTGAAAAAGAAGAGCGGCCCCCCGAACCTCTTTCGAGGAAGGGACCGCCCCGTTTCAGCGGCGGCTCATGAGGGAGATTCGGGCCGATGTCAAGGCTCGTGGCTGAAACCTGGCACTCATGCTACACTTTACGCGGCCTTAACCGGTGCCGGTCCATGCTGGAGTCGGCGCTAAAGGACGGGGGAGTCACGCCATGCGACATGATCCGATGTTGGCCATTCTTGCCGATCTGCTGCGGCGCGTCGATGGACTTGCGGGGGAGCGGGGACATGTTTCCGTGCCGCGCCTGCGCGATGAAATCGACCAGATCCGCCATGTCGCGCGCGCCTTCCACATCGATTCGGTCGAGGGATTGGCCGGGACGCTGCAATCGGCGCTGTCGGTGCAGGGTGCGGGGCCGGTGGTGATGTCCTATCTCGACCTGATGCGGGACGCGATCACGTCGGAATTGCCCGACGCACAGGTCATTCCCATGCCGGTCGCGGCTGCCGTCACGCATCTTTCCGCCTGAACCGAATCGGGATGGATCTGGGCGGCTGCTGAATGGACGCATTGCTGATCGCGCTGCTCGGCTGCCTGATGGGGGAAATCGGCGACAAGGGGCAATTGCTGGCCCTGGCGCTGGCCACCCGTTTCCGGCGGGACGGCGCGGTGATCGCGGGCATCGCCGCCGCCGCCATCGCCAATGCCGCCATCGGGGCCGCTGCGGGGGCCTTTCTGGCGCCCATGCTCGGGTCCGACGCGCGGCTGCTGTTCCTGGCGCTGGCCCTGATCTTCCTCGCCATCGCCATGATCTGGCCCGTCAAGCAGCCCGATCCGTTGGCGAACTGGCGACTGGGACCGTTTTTCACGACCGCGCTGGGGCTGTTCATCCTGGGCTTTGGCGATGGCGCTCAGTTCCTCATCCTGGGGATCGCCACCCGCACCGCCGATCCTCTGCTGGCGGCAACCGGCGGCGCGATCGGCATCGTCGCTGCGACCGTGCCCGTCGTCCTGCTGCGCGAACAGTTGTTCAGGGCACTTCCGCTCCGCGCCATCCGTGTTGGCGGCGGCGTGCTGATGCTGCTTGTCGGCCTGGTGGTGACGGTGGCGGCGCTGCACCTTGGCTGATCGACCCTTCCCATCAGACTGAGCGACAATTTCCGTTCAAATTTAGGCGATTTCCGTGGCACCTTATCGGCAACCGATCATTATAGCCACGAAACCAAATCACTTAGCAGGAGCCAGGCATGACCTCCCCCGACCTTCAGACCCCAACGGACCTCCGCAGCAACGCGACCAAATCGGTCGCGCAGGCGCTGAACGGCGTGCTCGCGGACAGCTATGCCTTGTATTTCAAGACCAAGAATTTCCACTGGCACGTCTCCGGCCCGCATTTCCGCGACTATCACCTGATGTTCGACGATCAGGCGACGCAGATCCTGGCCACCACCGACCTGATCGCGGAGCGCGTGCGCAAGACCGGCAACACCACGCTGCGCTCGATCGGCGATATTTCGCGCCACCAGTCGGTCAAGGACAATGACGCCGACTATGTGACCCCCGGCGACATGCTGAAGGAACTGCGCGAGGACAATCTGAAGCTGGTCGAGGCCCTGCGCGCCGCCAAGGCCGCCGCCACGGACGCGGGCGACAACGCGACCGAAGGCATTATCGACGACTGGACCGACCAGGCCGAGGAACGCGCCTGGTTCCTTTTCGAAGCTGGCCGCAACGCCTGACAAAAGAAAAGCCCTCCAGCGCAAACTGGAGGGCTTTTTCGTGGGTACGGGGATTATTCCTCCACAACCGCTTCAATGGCGACGATCATGATCGCCCCAGGCTTGCCACCAAAATCGACGGCCTCATCCTCTTCGGCATCCATCATCGCGCGGGCGAGCGGCGCGGAAAAGGCAATGCGCCCTTCCGCCGGCTCCGCCTCATCATCGCCGACGATGGTGATCTGCTTCTCCTTGCCATTCAGCCGATAGGTCACGCGGCTGCCGAAGGCGACGGCCTCTCCATCCGGCACCGGCCGCAATTCCGCCGTCGCAAGGCGCGTCCGCCAATAGCGCAACTCGCGCTTGTGCTTCTTGGCGTCCTCCTCGGCCATGCCATCGGTTTCGACCGCCTCCAGCGCCTCCACCTTCTCCCGCGTCAGCCGCAGGCCGCGCGCCGTCACCCAATTGGGGCCGGGCGGCAACGGAATCTCGAAAGTGGGTTCCAGATGCTCCTCGTCACTCTCGCGACGAAAGGCGACACTCATTGCACTCTCCTACACAAACGCTTCTCCGCGCTGTGACGAGGTCGAGATTGCCGGTCTTCTTTTCAAGGGAAGGGCCGGGTTTCGACATCGCCGAAGCCCGGACAAGCAGGGCTTCTAATCTTCGTCGAACAGTCCGGCGAGCTGTTCCACCATGGTCCCGCCAAGCTGTTCGGCATCCATGATGGTCACTGCGCGGCGATAATAGCGCGTGACGTCATGGCCGATGCCGATGGCGACAAGCTGCACGGGTGAGCGGTTCTCGATCCACTCGATCACCTGCCGCAAATGCCGCTCCAGATAGGTGCCGCTGTTGACCGACAGGGTGCTGTCATCGACCGGCGCGCCGTCGGAGATCACCATCAGGATGCGGCGTTCCTCATTGCGCGCGATCAGCCGGTTATGCGCCCAGAGCAGCGCCTCGCCGTCGATATTCTCCTTGAGCAACCCCTCGCGCATCATCAGGCCCAGATTCTTGCGCGCCCGGCGCCAGGGTTCGTCGGCCTTCTTGTAGACGATGTGCCGCAGGTCATTGAGCCGACCCGGCATCGGCGGACGACCGGCCGCCAGCCAATCCTCACGGCTTTGTCCGCCCTTCCACGCGCGGGTGGTGAAGCCCAGAATTTCGGTCTTGACGCCGCACCGCTCCAGCGTACGCGCCATGATGTCGGCGCTGATCGCCGCGATGGAGATCGGCCGCCCGCGCATCGAGCCTGAATTGTCGATCAGCAGCGTCACCACGGTATCGCGGAACTCGGTATCCCGCTCGATCTTGTAGGACAGCGAGCGCGTCGGATCGATCACGATGCGCGCCAGCCGCGCCGCGTCGAGCAGCCCTTCCTCCTGATCGAAGTCCCACGACCGCGACTGCTGCGCCATCAGCCGCCGCTGCAAGCGGTTGGCGAGCTTCGTCACCGCCCCCTGCAAGCTGACAAGCTGCTGGTCGAGGAAGCCGCGCAACCGCAGCAACTCATCCTCGTCGCACAGATCCTCGGCAGTCACGACTTCATCATGCAGCTGCGTATAGGGCTTATAGTCGAAACCCGGCGGCAGATCGCCCATCGGACGGTTGGGGCGAACCGGCATCATGCCTTCCTCGCCCATATCGTCGGCGCCTTCATCGCTGTCGGCGTCGAACTCGTCGCTATATTCGGTTTCGCCTTCCTCGGTGTCGCCGCCCTGATCCTCGGCGCGGGCTTCGGCGAAGGCGTCGCTGTCGCCTGCTTCGTCCTCGCCGGAGTCGCCGTCTTCCTGCTGCTGTTCCTCGTCCTCGCCCTCTTCCTGTGGCTCGGAGTCGTCGGTTTCGGGCGGCGTATCGGCATCGACCAGCTGGAGATGCTCCAGCATGGCCGAGGTCAGCTTCTGGAAGGCCCGCTGGTCGTCGATCGCCATGGACAGCGCGTCGAGGTCGGCTCCTGCCTTTTCCTCGATCCACTGATCCACCATCGCCATGCCCGAAGCGACATCCCTGGGGATCGCCTGCCCGGTCAGCCTCTCCCGTACCTTGAGCGCCAGCGCCGTGGACAAAGGCACTTCGTCGGCCGAACGCGCCCGGCGGATGGGATCGGATTTCAACCGGAGATCGAGCGCGTGGTTGAGGTTCGCCCGAACCCCGGCCATGGCCCGCGAGCCGATGGCCTCCACCCGCGCCTGCTCGACCGCGTCATAGACCGCCCGCGCCACGGCATCGGACGGCGCGGCAGCGCCATGGACCTTCGCATTATGATGCCGCAATTTCAGCGCATTGGCATCGGCAAAACCCCGCGCCAGCGCCACCTGATCGGCAGGGAGATTGCGGCCCGGCGTCGGCACCTTGATCGCCTTGCCCGCCATATGCGGCGTGTCGGCGGTGAAGTTCACCTCCACCTCCGCGTCGCGCGCGATCGACCGCGCCGCGCCGGACAGCACGTCCTTGAAAGCATCGAGGGGCGAACGGTCGGCCATCAGTCCAGCAGCATCCCGCGCATGGCGTCCCGCGCCGCGGCGTCCACGCCCAGCACATCGGCCAGATAGCCGTCGACGCCGCCATGACGCTCATCCAGCGCGGCGAACAGGCTGTCGAGATAGGCGGCATCCGCGACCAGCAGCGGCCTCAGCGTCTCGGCCCTCGCCTGCCGCATCCGCGCGACCAGCGTATTGCGCTGCGCCAACAGCCATTCCCAGTCGGCATGGTCGTTGGTCAACAGATAATCCTGAACGATCGTGGCGCGCGGCACGCCCAGCGCCGCCAGCACCAGCGCCGCACCGACACCGGTGCGATCCTTGCCCGCCGAACAGTTGATCAACAGCGGCACCCGCCCCTCGGCGATCCGCGCGAACATGGCGCGGTAGGATTCGGCATGATCGACGGGAATGTCGCGGTAGAGCGCGATCATCGTGGCGCGCATATCCTCCGCCGTCGCGCCGTCACGCTTCAATATCTCGCCCAGCAGGCCGCTGCTTTCCGTATAGTCGCGGCAGAAATAGTCGACCTCCGCCCCATGCCAGTGCGTCGGTTCGGCGGTGCGTTCATTGCCCCGGCGAAAATCGCAGATCGCCTTGATGCCGAAGGATCGCAACTGCTCCGCATCTGCGTCGGTCAGCAGCGCCATCGTCCCCGACCGATAGAGCACCCCGCGCTTCACGCAGCGCCCTTCCGCGGTCGCATAGCCGCCGAAATCGCGCAGATTGAATGCGCTGCCGAGCGGCAGGCCATGGCGTGTTGCGGACAGGGAAATCGTCTCGCTCACGGCCGCTCGCCCTCACCGACATAAGGCACGGCGACGGTTTCGATCTGCGTCTCGACCTCGCTCATCAGCTTGTGCACCGGGCACTTGGCGGCCACGGCGATCAGCCTGTCATGCTGCTCCTCGGTCAACGGGCCGGTCAGCGCGATGCGCGTCGTCAGCCTGTAGACGCCCTTGCGCTCCTGACTGGCATCGCGAACCACGCCGACATGGATGCCCTCGACCGGGATGCCGTTGCGCTGCGCATACCAGAGCATGGTCATCGCCTTGCACGCACCCAGAGCCGAATCATACAGGTCATGCGGGTCCGGCCCGGCATCATGCCCGTCCGGCGCCGTCATATCGACGGTCAGTTCATGGCCGCGAATGCTGATCCGATGAGGGGTATCCTCGGGCGAGATGCGTTCGACGACGATCATTTTCTGCTTCCTTTGGGCGTTCACGCCGCCCGGTGGGCGACGCTTTCGGGCAGGTCCTTGCCGAAGACGCGCTGATAATATTCGGCCACCAGCGCCCTCTCCGCCTCATCGCATTTGTTGAGGAAGGACAGGCGGAAGGCAAAGCCGATATTCTTGAAGATCAGCGCATTCTGCGCCCAGCTGATCACGGTACGGGGCGACATGACGGTCGAAATATCGCCGTTGATAAACCCTTGGCGAGTCAACTCCGCCACCTTGATCATATTCTCGACTTCCTTGCGGCCGCCCTCATGATCATATTCGCCCGACTTGGCCAGCACCACCTGCGCCTCGGTCGCGGCGGGCAGATAGTTCAGCGCCACCACCAGATTCCAGCGGTCCATCTGGCCCTGGTTGATCTGCTGCGTGCCGTGATAGAGGCCGGTCGTGTCGCCCAGACCCACGGTGTTGGCGGTCGCGAACAGGCGGAAATGCGGGTTCGGCCGGATGACCCGATTCTGGTCGAGCAGCGTCATCTTGCCGTCGGTTTCCAGCACGCGCTGGATCACGAACATCACGTCCGGACGGCCGGCATCATATTCGTCGAACACCAGCGCCACGGGCCGCTGCAACGCCCAGGGGAGCAGGCCTTCGCGGAATTCCGTCACCTGCTGGCCTTCCTTCAGCACGATGGCGTCACGCCCGACCAGATCGATACGGCTGATATGCGCGTCCAGATTGATGCGGATACACGGCCAGCGCAGGCGCGCGGCGACCTGTTCGATATGGCTCGACTTGCCGGTGCCGTGATAGCCCTGCACCATCACGCGGCGATTATAGGCAAAGCCCGCCAGGATCGCGAGCGTGGTATCCGGGTCGAACACATAGGCCGGATCGAGATCAGGCACGCGCTCGTCCGCCTCCGAAAAGGCCGGGATCTTCATGTCGACATCGATGCCGAACACTTCGCGCGCGTCCACTTCGCGGTCGGGCGCAGCCAACAGCGTTTCGGCGCGGGTATCGGGCTGGACGTTGGGGATGTCGGTCATCATCTTGTCTCTTTGAGCGGTCTTGTCATCCATGCCCTAGCCATCGCGAAGGGGCATGTCGATAGAGTGGGACTTGTCACGCGGGCAATCAAGCGGCCCATTCGGCCAAATTGGCCTCCTGTCCGATCAGCGCCAGTCCATGCGCGATGGAGGTCAATTCGCCGCCGGTGGCAATATGCTCCGCGCCGAAACGCTGGTCGAAGATGCGCCGGATCGCCGGTATCAGCGAGGTGCCTCCGGTCAGAAACACCCGGTCAATGGCGTCGGGTTCAACCCCTGCCTTGGCGAGCGCCATATCAACCGTCGCTTCGATCCGGGCGATGTCGGGCGCGATCCAGCCTTCGAAATCGGCGCGCGTCACTTCCGCCTCGATGGCAAGACCGCCGCCTTCGAACGCGAAGGTCGCGCTTTCCACCTCCGACAGCCGCCGCTTCAAAGACCCCACCGCATCATAGAGCGGATAGCCCAGTTCCTTCTCGATCACCGTGATCATCCGGCCGATGGCAGCGGGATCGTTGGCCGTCTTCTGCAAGCGCGCCAGTTCCTCCATCGTCCGCCGGTTGCGCATCAGCGCCAGCCGGGACCAGTCGGCAAAATCCGCGAAATAGCTGCGCGGAATCTCCAGTTCCTTGCCAAAGCTCTGATAACTGCCGCCCTTGCCCAGCATCGGCAGCACCAGATGATCGACGATCCGATAGTCGAACCGGTCCCCGGCCAGACCGATACCCGCCGACCCCAGCGGCACGCAACGGCGCGCCGCCCCCGGCGCCTCGACCCGAACGATGGAAAAGTCGCTGGTGCCGCCGCCGAAATCCGCCACCAATATCGTCGCCGCTTCGGTCAGGCGGCTGGCGTAGCTGAACGCGGCGCCCAGCGGTTCATAGACATAGTGAATCTCATCGCCAAAGCCGCCGAACATGGCGTCATAGCGCCGCCGGGCCAGGGCTTCATCGGGCCGCGACCCCGCATATTCCACCGGCCGCCCGACCACGATCCGCTCCGGCCGCCGGTCCAGCGTCCCGCCCGCATGGCCGACCATGCGCGACAGAAACATCTGCCCCAGTTC
This region of Sphingobium sp. EM0848 genomic DNA includes:
- a CDS encoding OsmC family protein, coding for MIVVERISPEDTPHRISIRGHELTVDMTAPDGHDAGPDPHDLYDSALGACKAMTMLWYAQRNGIPVEGIHVGVVRDASQERKGVYRLTTRIALTGPLTEEQHDRLIAVAAKCPVHKLMSEVETQIETVAVPYVGEGERP
- a CDS encoding Hsp70 family protein, whose amino-acid sequence is MTMPRALGLDFGTTNSVAALAGDGGSELVEFAGEQAAGAVFRSALCFWHDGDVKGGMAHEAGPWAIAEYLEFPEDSRFLQSFKSVAASPIFESASVFEKRFRFEELGQMFLSRMVGHAGGTLDRRPERIVVGRPVEYAGSRPDEALARRRYDAMFGGFGDEIHYVYEPLGAAFSYASRLTEAATILVADFGGGTSDFSIVRVEAPGAARRCVPLGSAGIGLAGDRFDYRIVDHLVLPMLGKGGSYQSFGKELEIPRSYFADFADWSRLALMRNRRTMEELARLQKTANDPAAIGRMITVIEKELGYPLYDAVGSLKRRLSEVESATFAFEGGGLAIEAEVTRADFEGWIAPDIARIEATVDMALAKAGVEPDAIDRVFLTGGTSLIPAIRRIFDQRFGAEHIATGGELTSIAHGLALIGQEANLAEWAA
- the cobT gene encoding cobaltochelatase subunit CobT → MADRSPLDAFKDVLSGAARSIARDAEVEVNFTADTPHMAGKAIKVPTPGRNLPADQVALARGFADANALKLRHHNAKVHGAAAPSDAVARAVYDAVEQARVEAIGSRAMAGVRANLNHALDLRLKSDPIRRARSADEVPLSTALALKVRERLTGQAIPRDVASGMAMVDQWIEEKAGADLDALSMAIDDQRAFQKLTSAMLEHLQLVDADTPPETDDSEPQEEGEDEEQQQEDGDSGEDEAGDSDAFAEARAEDQGGDTEEGETEYSDEFDADSDEGADDMGEEGMMPVRPNRPMGDLPPGFDYKPYTQLHDEVVTAEDLCDEDELLRLRGFLDQQLVSLQGAVTKLANRLQRRLMAQQSRSWDFDQEEGLLDAARLARIVIDPTRSLSYKIERDTEFRDTVVTLLIDNSGSMRGRPISIAAISADIMARTLERCGVKTEILGFTTRAWKGGQSREDWLAAGRPPMPGRLNDLRHIVYKKADEPWRRARKNLGLMMREGLLKENIDGEALLWAHNRLIARNEERRILMVISDGAPVDDSTLSVNSGTYLERHLRQVIEWIENRSPVQLVAIGIGHDVTRYYRRAVTIMDAEQLGGTMVEQLAGLFDED
- a CDS encoding Dps family protein, encoding MTSPDLQTPTDLRSNATKSVAQALNGVLADSYALYFKTKNFHWHVSGPHFRDYHLMFDDQATQILATTDLIAERVRKTGNTTLRSIGDISRHQSVKDNDADYVTPGDMLKELREDNLKLVEALRAAKAAATDAGDNATEGIIDDWTDQAEERAWFLFEAGRNA
- the cobS gene encoding cobaltochelatase subunit CobS, with protein sequence MTDIPNVQPDTRAETLLAAPDREVDAREVFGIDVDMKIPAFSEADERVPDLDPAYVFDPDTTLAILAGFAYNRRVMVQGYHGTGKSSHIEQVAARLRWPCIRINLDAHISRIDLVGRDAIVLKEGQQVTEFREGLLPWALQRPVALVFDEYDAGRPDVMFVIQRVLETDGKMTLLDQNRVIRPNPHFRLFATANTVGLGDTTGLYHGTQQINQGQMDRWNLVVALNYLPAATEAQVVLAKSGEYDHEGGRKEVENMIKVAELTRQGFINGDISTVMSPRTVISWAQNALIFKNIGFAFRLSFLNKCDEAERALVAEYYQRVFGKDLPESVAHRAA
- a CDS encoding TMEM165/GDT1 family protein, with the protein product MDALLIALLGCLMGEIGDKGQLLALALATRFRRDGAVIAGIAAAAIANAAIGAAAGAFLAPMLGSDARLLFLALALIFLAIAMIWPVKQPDPLANWRLGPFFTTALGLFILGFGDGAQFLILGIATRTADPLLAATGGAIGIVAATVPVVLLREQLFRALPLRAIRVGGGVLMLLVGLVVTVAALHLG
- a CDS encoding GreA/GreB family elongation factor, translating into MSVAFRRESDEEHLEPTFEIPLPPGPNWVTARGLRLTREKVEALEAVETDGMAEEDAKKHKRELRYWRTRLATAELRPVPDGEAVAFGSRVTYRLNGKEKQITIVGDDEAEPAEGRIAFSAPLARAMMDAEEDEAVDFGGKPGAIMIVAIEAVVEE
- a CDS encoding tyrosine-protein phosphatase, which codes for MSETISLSATRHGLPLGSAFNLRDFGGYATAEGRCVKRGVLYRSGTMALLTDADAEQLRSFGIKAICDFRRGNERTAEPTHWHGAEVDYFCRDYTESSGLLGEILKRDGATAEDMRATMIALYRDIPVDHAESYRAMFARIAEGRVPLLINCSAGKDRTGVGAALVLAALGVPRATIVQDYLLTNDHADWEWLLAQRNTLVARMRQARAETLRPLLVADAAYLDSLFAALDERHGGVDGYLADVLGVDAAARDAMRGMLLD
- a CDS encoding PhoX family phosphatase, with translation MSHLTDEARAAFRDAQPRITSGDDCLEAIVAANPARRTVLKNGLLGLSVLPMLGALAACDDDDGSGSPTPTPTPTPTPTPTASYAINFAPVAINSNDTVTVPAGYTVDVLLKAGDSVETGTAYAPSSFPGSATQTNLWAGGNHDGMEFFELSGVDPNMGGLLAINHELPDYNILFSSGSYTAATATADQKAMALSAVGVSVVEIAKGTDGKFAVKAGSRFNKRYTGNTDYRAGGPAAGLLSSTIRGTLNNCASGRTPWGTYLTCEETTNNYLDPTQPNSNYGWVVEIDPYQELAAPTKRTAMGRFSHENVAYLNDSNNRVAFYMGDDSTPGCIYKFVPDSAYNPGNRAANMNLLDYGTLYVARFNADGTGEWRALVQGQNGLVANASDPGNVSQSTTPPTPATVSFNTTADVLINTQSAARVAGGTLMDRPEWITVAPNKQAIFVTLTNNSGRRVTDAPNPRTTNLHGHILKFRENGDSPLATAFTWELFLLAGNPNLAEANLKGNINGDYFSSPDGLRIDPQGRLWVETDHNLTGNAGTLNGAAVNMTQAFGNNSMFHIDQTSKLSKRFLVGPEGCEITGIAYTPDLKNFFINIQHPTGNWPVSGQQPRSSTIVVRRTDGQPVGN
- the rpmG gene encoding 50S ribosomal protein L33; the protein is MAKPATVKIRLVSSADTGFFYVTKKNPRTKTEKLSFRKYDPVVRKHVEFKEAKIK